In one Cellulomonas sp. WB94 genomic region, the following are encoded:
- the argJ gene encoding bifunctional glutamate N-acetyltransferase/amino-acid acetyltransferase ArgJ: MSVTSPGGFRAAGVTAGLKQSGRPDLALVVNDGPLQVAAGVFTTNRVVAAPVVWSRQAVSDGLASAVVLNSGGANACTGPDGFADTHRTAEHVGTVLGVSAGDVLVCSTGLIGERLPMDTLLAGVDAAAAALSPTGGPDAAVAIMTTDTVAKTVLVEGDGWSVGGMAKGAGMLAPGLATMLVVLTTDAVVTAEQADAALRAATRTTFDRVDSDGCMSTNDTVLLLASGASGVTATHAELTDAVTHAAAQLARKLVGDAEGASHDIAVTVTNAETEAAAVAVARAVTRSNLFKAAVFGNDPNWGRVLAAVGTVPVEVAAFDAAALDVTINGVQVCRAGGVGDDRALVDLAAAREVHVLVDLHAGGATATVWTNDLTHDYVHENSAYST; this comes from the coding sequence ATGAGCGTCACCAGCCCGGGCGGGTTCCGCGCCGCGGGGGTCACCGCCGGCCTCAAGCAGTCCGGTCGGCCCGACCTTGCCCTCGTCGTCAACGACGGGCCGCTGCAGGTCGCGGCGGGCGTGTTCACGACCAACCGTGTCGTCGCGGCGCCGGTCGTGTGGTCGCGCCAGGCCGTCTCCGACGGCCTCGCCTCCGCGGTGGTGCTGAACTCCGGCGGGGCGAACGCGTGCACGGGGCCCGACGGGTTCGCGGACACGCACCGGACGGCAGAGCATGTCGGGACGGTGCTCGGGGTCTCAGCGGGCGACGTGCTCGTGTGCTCGACCGGCCTGATCGGCGAGCGACTGCCCATGGACACCCTGCTCGCGGGCGTCGACGCCGCAGCGGCAGCCCTGAGCCCCACGGGCGGCCCTGACGCTGCTGTCGCGATCATGACGACGGACACGGTCGCCAAGACCGTGCTCGTCGAGGGCGACGGCTGGTCGGTCGGCGGCATGGCCAAGGGCGCCGGGATGCTCGCACCGGGCCTGGCCACGATGCTCGTCGTGCTGACCACGGACGCGGTCGTGACGGCTGAGCAGGCCGATGCCGCGCTGCGCGCCGCGACCCGCACGACGTTCGACCGGGTCGACTCCGACGGCTGCATGTCCACCAACGACACCGTGCTGCTCCTGGCCTCGGGCGCATCGGGCGTGACGGCGACCCATGCCGAGCTGACCGACGCCGTCACGCACGCCGCCGCGCAGCTGGCCCGCAAGCTCGTCGGGGACGCCGAGGGCGCAAGCCACGACATCGCCGTGACCGTCACGAACGCCGAGACGGAGGCCGCGGCGGTCGCCGTCGCGCGCGCCGTGACCCGCTCGAACCTGTTCAAGGCCGCGGTCTTCGGCAACGACCCGAACTGGGGTCGTGTGCTCGCCGCCGTCGGCACGGTCCCGGTCGAGGTGGCCGCGTTCGATGCCGCCGCGCTCGACGTCACGATCAACGGCGTCCAGGTGTGCCGGGCCGGCGGCGTCGGCGACGACCGTGCGCTCGTCGACCTTGCGGCCGCCCGGGAGGTCCACGTGCTCGTCGACCTGCACGCGGGCGGCGCGACGGCGACGGTATGGACCAACGACCTCACGCACGACTACGTCCACGAGAACAGCGCGTACTCCACATGA
- a CDS encoding sulfurtransferase, giving the protein MNVAADTTSDKNARYAHPERLVTTQWLADHLGTSGLVVVESDEDVLLYETGHIPGAVKIDWHTDLNDPDVRDYIDGERFARLLGSKGITRDTTVVVYGDKGNWWAAYTLWVLSLFGHEDVRLLDGGRGLWIAEGRETTTDAARPTAVEYPVVERDDSTLRAFKDDVLAHLGDPIVDIRSPREYNGELAHMPDYPNEGALRTGHIPTARNVPWATAVAEDGTYRSRDELAAIYQAGGLGLRDDDSVITYCRIGERSSHTWFALKHLLGIERVRNYDGSWTEWGNSVRVPIVKGDEPGELPG; this is encoded by the coding sequence ATGAACGTGGCAGCAGACACGACGTCGGACAAGAACGCGCGGTACGCGCACCCGGAGCGGCTCGTCACCACGCAGTGGCTCGCGGACCATCTGGGGACCTCGGGACTCGTCGTCGTCGAGTCCGACGAGGACGTGCTGCTGTACGAGACGGGTCACATCCCCGGTGCCGTCAAGATCGACTGGCACACGGACCTCAACGACCCGGACGTCCGCGACTACATCGACGGCGAGCGCTTCGCCCGGCTGCTCGGGTCCAAGGGCATCACGCGGGACACGACGGTGGTCGTCTACGGCGACAAGGGCAACTGGTGGGCGGCGTACACGCTGTGGGTGCTCTCGTTGTTCGGCCACGAGGACGTCCGCCTGCTCGACGGCGGTCGTGGCCTCTGGATCGCCGAGGGGCGCGAGACGACGACGGACGCGGCGCGGCCGACCGCTGTCGAGTATCCCGTCGTCGAGCGCGACGACTCGACGCTCCGCGCGTTCAAGGACGACGTGCTGGCGCACCTGGGCGACCCGATCGTCGACATCCGTTCGCCGCGCGAGTACAACGGCGAGCTCGCGCACATGCCCGACTACCCGAACGAGGGGGCGCTGCGCACGGGCCACATCCCGACCGCACGCAACGTGCCGTGGGCGACCGCGGTCGCCGAGGACGGCACGTACCGGTCGCGGGACGAGCTCGCGGCGATCTACCAGGCGGGCGGCCTCGGTCTCCGGGACGACGACTCGGTCATCACGTACTGCCGCATCGGCGAGCGCTCGAGCCACACATGGTTCGCCCTCAAGCACCTGCTCGGGATCGAGCGGGTCCGCAACTACGACGGTTCGTGGACCGAGTGGGGCAACTCCGTCCGCGTCCCGATCGTCAAGGGCGACGAGCCCGGCGAGCTGCCCGGCTGA
- a CDS encoding DsbA family oxidoreductase, translated as MTASSSATLPTAPVVPRTTATPTVLVEVWSDIACPWCYIGKRRFAAALQAFPHRDEVEVVWRSYELSPETPAGPGVPEIAALSARMHAPEARIREMFAHVTEVAAGNGLVYDFDRALAANTFDAHRLVHLAREHGGAALADRTLEALFAAQFTHGGDLGTASVLVEIAADAGFGAAGLDDDAVLAVLAGDHAADAVRHDEAEARELGVTGVPFFVAGRRIAVSGAQPVEVFGRLLEAAWREANPLVTLAGTDEAAGACVDDSCGI; from the coding sequence GTGACCGCCTCGTCGTCAGCCACGCTCCCCACCGCCCCCGTCGTCCCCCGCACCACCGCCACCCCGACCGTGCTCGTCGAGGTCTGGTCCGACATCGCCTGCCCGTGGTGCTACATCGGCAAACGCCGGTTCGCTGCCGCACTGCAGGCCTTCCCCCACCGCGACGAGGTCGAGGTGGTCTGGCGCTCCTACGAGCTGTCGCCCGAGACCCCGGCCGGCCCTGGCGTCCCCGAGATCGCCGCACTCTCGGCGCGCATGCACGCGCCCGAAGCGCGGATCCGGGAGATGTTCGCGCACGTCACCGAGGTCGCCGCGGGTAACGGGCTCGTGTACGACTTCGACCGAGCCCTCGCCGCCAACACGTTCGATGCGCACCGCCTCGTGCACCTCGCGCGCGAGCACGGCGGGGCGGCGCTCGCCGACCGCACGCTCGAGGCCCTGTTCGCGGCGCAGTTCACGCACGGCGGGGACCTCGGGACGGCGTCGGTGCTCGTCGAGATCGCCGCCGACGCCGGGTTCGGCGCTGCGGGGCTCGACGACGACGCGGTGCTCGCGGTGCTTGCCGGCGACCACGCCGCCGACGCCGTCCGCCACGACGAGGCCGAGGCGCGCGAGCTGGGCGTCACCGGAGTGCCGTTCTTCGTCGCGGGCCGCCGCATCGCGGTGTCGGGCGCGCAGCCGGTCGAGGTCTTCGGTCGGCTGCTGGAGGCCGCCTGGCGTGAGGCGAACCCGCTCGTGACCCTGGCCGGCACCGACGAGGCCGCCGGCGCGTGCGTCGACGACTCCTGCGGGATCTGA
- a CDS encoding quinone oxidoreductase — protein MRAIQATAPGGPDVLELVELPDPTPGPGEVTVGVAAAGVNFIDTYKREGIYAMPFPHVVGGEGAGSVLAVGPGVTGLAVGDRVAWASGASGSYATIATVRADTAVPVPDGVDLNTAAALLLQGMTAHYLVTSTFPVSAGQVLLVHAGAGGVGLLLTQLAVARGACVISTVSTEAKAELSRAAGATHVIRYDEFEDLTRDLPIAVRALTDGAGVHTVFDGVGRATFDASLASLRPRGGLALFGAASGPVPPFDPQRLNAAGSVYLTRPTIGRYIATRDELLLRSGELFAAVAAGSLDVRIGATFPLADAAEAHRALEGRATTGKVLLLP, from the coding sequence GTGCGCGCCATCCAAGCCACCGCCCCCGGCGGACCAGACGTCCTCGAGCTCGTGGAGCTCCCCGATCCCACCCCGGGACCCGGCGAGGTGACCGTCGGGGTCGCTGCGGCGGGCGTCAACTTCATCGACACCTACAAGCGGGAAGGCATCTACGCGATGCCGTTCCCGCACGTCGTGGGCGGTGAGGGGGCGGGGTCCGTCCTCGCGGTCGGACCGGGCGTGACCGGGCTCGCCGTCGGCGACCGCGTCGCGTGGGCGTCCGGCGCGTCGGGCTCGTACGCGACCATCGCGACCGTCCGCGCCGACACGGCGGTGCCGGTGCCGGACGGGGTCGACCTGAACACCGCTGCCGCACTGCTGCTGCAGGGCATGACTGCCCACTACCTGGTCACCTCGACGTTCCCGGTCAGCGCCGGGCAGGTCCTGCTCGTGCACGCCGGCGCCGGCGGGGTCGGCCTGCTGCTCACACAGCTCGCGGTCGCGCGCGGAGCGTGCGTCATCTCGACCGTCTCGACCGAGGCGAAGGCCGAGCTCTCGCGCGCCGCAGGGGCGACCCATGTCATCCGGTACGACGAGTTCGAGGACCTCACGCGTGACCTGCCGATCGCCGTCCGTGCGCTCACCGACGGCGCCGGGGTCCACACCGTGTTCGACGGCGTCGGGCGCGCGACGTTCGACGCGTCGCTCGCCTCGCTGCGACCGCGCGGCGGTCTCGCCCTGTTCGGCGCCGCCTCCGGGCCCGTCCCACCCTTCGACCCCCAACGGCTCAACGCCGCCGGGTCGGTCTACCTCACCAGGCCCACCATCGGCCGCTACATCGCGACCCGTGACGAGCTGCTGCTCCGCTCGGGCGAGCTGTTCGCTGCGGTCGCCGCCGGCTCGCTCGACGTCCGGATCGGCGCCACGTTCCCCTTGGCGGACGCCGCCGAGGCTCACCGCGCCCTCGAGGGGCGTGCCACCACCGGAAAGGTCCTGCTGCTTCCGTGA
- the argF gene encoding ornithine carbamoyltransferase, with protein sequence MVRHFLRDDELSPREQREVLELALAFRDDRYIRTPLAGPRAVAVIFDKPTLRTQVSFTTGIAELGGFPLVVDGNLAKIGVRESITDTARVLGRQVAAIVWRTHAQERLEEMARAAGVPVVNALTDEFHPCQVLADLLTIAQHRGGVGALAGQTLAFVGDGASNMAHSYLLGGATAGLHVRIGTPASYLPDAGVLADATRIALSTGGSVLVTNDLAEAVTGADAVATDTWVSMGQEHEAEARELPFVPFRLDAAALALAASDAIVLHCLPAYRGKEITADVIDGRQSVVWDEAENRLHAQKALLTWVLEKA encoded by the coding sequence ATGGTGCGCCACTTCCTGCGTGACGACGAGCTGTCTCCGCGTGAGCAGCGCGAGGTCCTCGAGCTCGCCCTGGCCTTCCGCGACGACCGGTACATCCGCACGCCCCTCGCGGGTCCGCGTGCGGTGGCCGTGATCTTCGACAAGCCGACGCTGCGCACGCAGGTGTCGTTCACGACGGGTATCGCCGAGCTCGGCGGGTTCCCGCTGGTCGTCGACGGCAACCTGGCGAAGATCGGTGTGCGCGAGTCGATCACGGACACGGCGCGCGTCCTGGGCCGCCAGGTCGCGGCCATCGTCTGGCGCACCCACGCGCAGGAGCGCCTCGAGGAGATGGCCCGCGCGGCCGGCGTGCCCGTGGTGAACGCGCTGACCGACGAGTTCCACCCGTGCCAGGTGCTGGCCGATCTCCTCACGATCGCGCAGCACCGTGGCGGTGTGGGTGCCCTCGCCGGGCAGACTCTCGCGTTCGTGGGTGACGGTGCGAGCAACATGGCGCACTCGTACCTGCTGGGTGGCGCGACGGCAGGGCTGCACGTGCGGATCGGCACGCCCGCGAGCTACCTGCCCGACGCCGGAGTCCTGGCCGATGCGACCCGCATCGCGCTGAGCACCGGCGGCTCCGTCCTGGTCACGAACGACCTCGCGGAGGCCGTGACGGGTGCCGACGCGGTCGCGACCGACACGTGGGTGTCGATGGGCCAGGAGCACGAGGCCGAGGCGCGCGAGCTGCCGTTCGTCCCGTTCCGGCTCGACGCCGCAGCGCTCGCCCTGGCTGCCTCGGACGCGATCGTGCTGCACTGCCTCCCCGCCTACCGCGGCAAGGAGATCACCGCCGACGTGATCGACGGCCGGCAGTCGGTCGTCTGGGACGAGGCGGAGAACCGGCTGCACGCGCAGAAGGCCCTGCTCACGTGGGTCTTGGAGAAGGCATGA
- a CDS encoding SufE family protein — MADDRSDDVPETFARIRDEFLELSQEDRLLLLLDFSRELPELPERFASAPELLERVEECQAPVRAFTEVDEAGIVHFYASAPPEAPTTRGFAAILAEGLAGLTAAQVLALPDDYPFTLGLTEAVSPLRLRGMSGMLTRTKRQVSEQLAI; from the coding sequence ATGGCCGATGACCGCTCCGACGACGTCCCGGAGACCTTCGCGCGGATCCGCGACGAGTTCCTCGAGCTCTCCCAGGAGGACCGGCTGCTCCTCCTGCTGGACTTCTCGCGCGAGCTGCCCGAGCTGCCCGAGCGGTTCGCCAGCGCACCCGAGCTGCTCGAACGTGTCGAGGAGTGCCAGGCACCCGTGCGCGCGTTCACCGAGGTCGACGAGGCGGGCATCGTCCACTTCTATGCGTCTGCACCGCCGGAGGCGCCGACGACCCGCGGGTTCGCCGCCATCCTGGCGGAGGGCCTGGCCGGTCTGACCGCCGCGCAGGTCCTGGCGCTGCCCGACGACTACCCGTTCACGCTCGGCCTGACCGAGGCGGTCAGCCCGCTGCGGCTGCGGGGGATGAGCGGCATGCTGACCCGGACGAAGCGGCAGGTCAGCGAGCAGCTCGCGATATAG
- a CDS encoding acetylornithine transaminase yields MSDDELTLTASSLVAPDSGAHWTQRYSAALMNTFGPPQRVLVRGEGPYVWDADGTRYLDLLGGIAVNSLGHAHPTLTAAVSAQLGTLGHVSNFFASPVQIALAERLLHLAGAPDGSRVFFANSGTEANEALFKMARRTGRRRIIALEGSFHGRTMGALAMTSKVAYREPFEPLPAGVEFVPFGDSAALEAVFADGGGDVAAVVVETIQGEAGVRPLPPGYLALARELTTRSGALLAVDEVQTGMGRTGAWFAHHHPYLGGGIVPDVVTLAKGLGGGIPIGALIAYGEHAASLLGRGQHGTTFGGNPVASAAALATIGVIERDGLLAHVRDVGAGLRAAVVALGHPLVVEARGEGLLIAIELARPVAARVASLALDAGFIVNPCTPSVLRLAPPFILTAEQAATFTAFLAGLPHDLEPES; encoded by the coding sequence ATGAGCGACGACGAGCTGACCCTGACGGCGTCGTCCCTCGTCGCGCCGGACTCGGGCGCGCACTGGACCCAGCGGTACTCCGCGGCGCTCATGAACACGTTCGGACCGCCGCAGCGCGTGCTCGTGCGCGGTGAGGGTCCCTACGTGTGGGACGCCGACGGCACGCGCTACCTCGACCTGCTCGGCGGCATCGCCGTCAACTCGCTCGGGCACGCGCACCCGACGCTGACCGCCGCGGTGTCCGCGCAGCTCGGAACCCTCGGTCATGTCTCGAACTTCTTCGCCTCGCCGGTGCAGATCGCGCTCGCCGAGCGGCTGCTGCACCTGGCCGGCGCACCCGACGGCTCGCGGGTCTTCTTCGCCAACTCGGGCACCGAGGCCAACGAGGCGCTGTTCAAGATGGCCCGTCGCACCGGACGCCGACGCATCATCGCGCTCGAGGGCTCGTTCCACGGCCGCACGATGGGCGCGCTCGCCATGACCTCGAAGGTGGCGTACCGCGAGCCCTTCGAGCCGCTTCCCGCCGGGGTCGAGTTCGTGCCGTTCGGCGACTCCGCGGCGCTCGAGGCCGTGTTCGCCGACGGCGGCGGGGACGTGGCCGCCGTTGTCGTCGAGACGATCCAGGGCGAGGCCGGCGTGCGCCCGCTGCCGCCCGGCTACCTCGCGCTCGCGCGTGAGCTCACGACGCGGTCGGGCGCGCTGCTGGCCGTCGACGAGGTGCAGACGGGCATGGGTCGCACGGGCGCGTGGTTCGCGCACCATCACCCGTACCTGGGCGGCGGCATCGTGCCGGACGTCGTCACGCTCGCCAAGGGGCTCGGCGGTGGCATCCCCATCGGCGCACTCATCGCCTATGGGGAGCACGCGGCGAGCCTCCTGGGCCGCGGCCAGCACGGCACGACGTTCGGCGGCAACCCGGTCGCGTCGGCCGCGGCCCTCGCGACGATCGGCGTCATCGAACGCGACGGCCTGCTCGCACACGTGCGCGACGTGGGGGCAGGGCTGCGCGCGGCCGTCGTCGCGCTCGGGCACCCGCTCGTGGTCGAGGCCCGCGGTGAGGGCCTGCTGATCGCGATCGAGCTGGCCCGGCCGGTCGCGGCACGGGTCGCGTCGCTCGCGCTCGATGCGGGCTTCATCGTCAACCCGTGCACGCCGAGCGTGCTGCGCCTCGCGCCGCCGTTCATCCTCACCGCCGAGCAGGCGGCCACGTTCACGGCGTTCCTCGCGGGGCTGCCGCACGACCTCGAACCGGAGAGCTGA
- a CDS encoding arginine repressor encodes MSIDSAVAGQGPSSTPSTVPPTKAARHALITSVLVRQPVHSQSELADALAQEGVSVTQATLSRDLVELRAVKIRTAGGALAYAVPAEGGSRTPAHAADAEVLAARLARLCAELLVTADASGNLVVLRTPPGAAQFLASAIDHSVLTGVLGTIAGDDTVLVIAREAEDGGTASGGAAVAARFLALAAEG; translated from the coding sequence ATGAGCATCGACAGCGCCGTGGCCGGCCAGGGGCCGTCGTCGACGCCCAGCACCGTGCCACCGACCAAGGCAGCGCGGCATGCGCTCATCACCTCGGTCCTCGTCCGCCAACCCGTCCACTCGCAGTCCGAGCTCGCCGACGCCCTGGCGCAGGAGGGCGTGTCCGTGACCCAGGCGACCTTGTCGCGGGACCTCGTCGAGCTGCGCGCCGTCAAGATCCGGACCGCGGGGGGAGCGCTCGCGTACGCCGTCCCGGCAGAGGGTGGCAGCCGGACGCCCGCGCATGCGGCCGACGCCGAGGTGCTCGCAGCCCGGCTCGCGCGCCTGTGCGCCGAGCTGCTCGTCACCGCCGACGCCTCCGGCAACCTCGTCGTCCTCCGCACACCGCCGGGAGCCGCACAGTTCCTCGCGTCGGCGATCGACCACTCGGTCCTTACGGGAGTGCTCGGCACGATCGCGGGCGACGACACCGTCCTCGTGATAGCGCGCGAGGCCGAGGACGGCGGGACGGCGTCGGGCGGTGCGGCCGTCGCGGCCCGATTCCTGGCCCTGGCTGCCGAGGGTTGA
- the argB gene encoding acetylglutamate kinase encodes MTDESQDFVFNTRTDLRADQKAEVLIEALPWLQRFSGALVVVKYGGNAMIDEDLKRAFAQDMVFLRQVGLRPVVVHGGGPQISTMLDRLGIQSEFRGGLRVTTPETMDVVRMVLTGQVSRELVGLINAHGPHAVGLSGEDGGLLRARKRTAVIQGEQVDIGLVGDVVEVNPSAVLDLLDAGRIPVVSTVAPDIDDPTQVLNVNADSAAAALAIALGARKLIVLTDVEGLYRDWPDTASLVRRIRSSELAELLPGLDAGMRPKMEACRRAVDGGVGRAHVIDGRLPHSILVEVFTSDGIGTMVLPDDEPVPSPFTGQLPVVDAHALGGHA; translated from the coding sequence ATGACCGACGAGAGCCAGGACTTCGTGTTCAACACCCGCACCGACCTGCGCGCCGACCAGAAGGCGGAGGTCCTCATCGAGGCCCTGCCCTGGCTGCAGCGGTTCTCCGGAGCGCTCGTCGTCGTGAAGTACGGCGGCAACGCGATGATCGACGAGGACCTCAAGCGCGCGTTCGCGCAGGACATGGTCTTCCTGCGGCAGGTCGGCCTGCGCCCCGTCGTCGTCCACGGCGGCGGTCCGCAGATCAGCACGATGCTCGACCGGCTCGGCATCCAGAGCGAGTTCCGCGGCGGGCTGCGGGTCACGACACCCGAGACGATGGACGTCGTCCGCATGGTGCTGACCGGTCAGGTCTCGCGCGAGCTCGTCGGTCTGATCAACGCGCACGGCCCCCACGCGGTCGGCCTGTCCGGCGAGGACGGCGGGCTGCTCCGGGCGCGCAAGCGCACCGCTGTGATCCAGGGCGAGCAGGTGGACATCGGTCTCGTGGGCGACGTCGTCGAGGTCAACCCGTCGGCTGTTCTCGACCTGCTCGACGCCGGGCGCATCCCCGTCGTCTCGACGGTCGCCCCCGACATCGACGACCCGACCCAGGTGCTCAATGTCAACGCCGACAGCGCGGCCGCCGCGCTCGCGATCGCGCTCGGTGCGCGCAAGCTCATCGTCCTGACCGACGTCGAAGGCCTCTACCGCGACTGGCCGGACACCGCGTCGCTGGTCCGCCGGATCCGTTCGAGCGAGCTCGCCGAGCTCCTGCCGGGCCTCGACGCAGGGATGCGGCCGAAGATGGAGGCCTGCCGGCGCGCGGTCGACGGCGGCGTGGGCCGCGCGCACGTCATCGACGGTCGCCTTCCGCACTCGATCCTCGTCGAGGTCTTCACCTCCGACGGCATCGGCACCATGGTGCTGCCCGACGACGAACCGGTCCCGTCGCCCTTCACCGGTCAGCTGCCTGTCGTGGACGCGCACGCACTCGGAGGGCACGCATGA
- a CDS encoding argininosuccinate synthase has product MTERVVLAYSGGLDTSVGIGWIAEATGAEVIAVAVDVGQGGEDLEVIRQRALDCGAVEAYVADARDEFASEYCMPTLQANALYLDRYPLVSAISRPVIVKHLVRAARQFGAGTVAHGCTGKGNDQVRFEVGITSLAPDLKCLAPVRDLALTRDKAIEYATSHSLPIATTKHNPFSIDQNVWGRAVETGFLEDIWNAPTKDVYTYTDDPTFPPVADEVVITFEQGVPVALDGVPVTPLQAIQEMNRRAGAQGVGRIDMVEDRLVGIKSREVYEAPGAVALIAAHQELENVTVEREQARFKRTVSQRWTELVYDGQWFSPLKKSLDVFIADTQRYVSGDVRIVLHGGRATVTGRRSDSSLYDFNLATYDTGDTFDQSAARGFIEIYGLTSKLSAARDVRFGNAEDLGHAGGIVGA; this is encoded by the coding sequence ATGACTGAACGCGTCGTCCTCGCCTACTCGGGCGGTCTGGACACCTCTGTCGGCATCGGTTGGATCGCCGAGGCGACCGGGGCCGAGGTCATCGCCGTGGCGGTCGACGTCGGCCAGGGCGGGGAGGACCTCGAGGTCATCCGCCAGCGCGCGCTCGACTGCGGTGCCGTGGAGGCGTACGTCGCCGACGCGCGCGACGAGTTCGCATCCGAGTACTGCATGCCGACGCTCCAGGCGAACGCGCTGTACCTGGACCGCTACCCGCTGGTCTCGGCGATCTCGCGCCCGGTCATCGTGAAGCACCTCGTCCGCGCGGCGCGGCAGTTCGGCGCCGGGACGGTTGCGCACGGCTGCACCGGCAAGGGCAACGACCAGGTCCGCTTCGAGGTGGGCATCACGTCGCTCGCGCCGGACCTGAAGTGCCTCGCGCCGGTCCGGGACCTGGCCCTGACGCGCGACAAGGCCATCGAGTACGCGACGAGCCACTCCCTGCCGATCGCCACGACGAAGCACAACCCCTTCTCGATCGACCAGAACGTCTGGGGCCGCGCCGTCGAGACGGGCTTCCTCGAGGACATCTGGAACGCACCGACCAAGGACGTCTACACCTACACCGACGACCCGACCTTCCCGCCCGTCGCGGACGAGGTCGTCATCACGTTCGAGCAGGGTGTCCCCGTCGCTCTCGACGGTGTGCCGGTCACGCCGCTCCAGGCGATCCAGGAGATGAACCGCCGTGCGGGTGCGCAGGGCGTCGGGCGGATCGACATGGTCGAGGACCGCCTCGTCGGCATCAAGTCGCGCGAGGTCTACGAGGCGCCCGGTGCCGTGGCCCTGATCGCCGCGCACCAGGAGCTCGAGAACGTCACGGTCGAGCGCGAGCAGGCACGGTTCAAGCGGACAGTGAGCCAGCGCTGGACCGAGCTGGTGTACGACGGCCAGTGGTTCTCCCCGCTGAAGAAGTCCCTCGACGTCTTCATCGCCGACACCCAGCGCTACGTCTCGGGCGACGTCAGGATCGTGCTGCACGGCGGGCGAGCCACCGTGACGGGTCGGCGCAGCGACTCGAGCCTGTACGACTTCAACCTCGCGACGTACGACACCGGCGACACGTTCGACCAGTCGGCCGCGCGCGGGTTCATCGAGATCTACGGCCTGACGTCGAAGCTCTCGGCAGCGCGCGACGTGCGCTTCGGCAACGCCGAGGACCTCGGCCACGCCGGTGGGATCGTCGGTGCCTGA